TGTTCGAGAAGATACCTGCGCTCGAACTCGCGCCTTGCGTCTTTGAGCTGGGCGTCTTTGTAAGAGAAGTAGCTCTGGGCGGCGAGCGCGGTGGATTTGATCACGGGGGGGACGTGCTCGACGCCTATCTTGCCGCCCCGCGTCATTATCGCCATGCGCTCGACGATGTTTTTAAGCTCCCGGACGTTGCCGGGCCATTCGTATTCGGTCAGGACTCCGACCACCTCGGGGGAGAGCTTCGAGGCCTCGAAGCCGTAGTCGGCGGAGGCCTTGGCGAGGAAGTATTCGGCCAGCTTGCCGATATCCTCTTTCCTTTCGCGAAGCGGCGCGAGGTTTACGGGGATGACGTTGAGGCGAAAGTAGAGGTCCTCGCGGAAGCGCCCTTCCTTTAGCTCGTTTTCGAGGTCTTTGTTGGTTGCGGCGATGACGCGGACATCCACCTCGTAGGTGCGGCTGCCGCCGACGCGCTCGTAGCGCATCTCCTGCAAGACGCGCAGTATCTTGGCCTGGGTGCTCAGGCTCATGTCGCCGATCTCGTCCAGAAAGAGGGTCCCTTTGTCGGCGAGGTCGAATTTACCGCGCCTTCTCGCCGCCGCGCCGGTGAAGGCGCCCTTTTCGTGGCCGAAGAGCTCGCTTTCGATGAGCGTCTCCGGTATGGCGGCGCAGTTGACCTCCACGAAGGGGCCTTCGGCGCGGTCGGAAAGAGCGTGGATGTACTGGGCGACAAGCTCCTTCCCCGTGCCGTTTTCGCCGGTTATCAGCACCGAAGCGCGGGTGGGGGCGATTATGCGAATCTGCTCCTTCAATTCCCTGAGGACCGCGCTGTCGCCGACCATCTCCTTGCCGCGCTTCTGCTTGTCGCGCAAAAAGAGGTTTTCCTGCTGGAGCTTGGTGAGGCCGAGGGCGTTTTCTATCTCAAGGAGTATCTTGTCGAGGTTGATGGGCTTTTCCACGAAGTCGTAAGCGCCGAGCTTGGTGGCCTTTACGGCGGTCTCTATGGTGCCGTGGCCGGACATTATTATTATGGGAAGGTTGGGGAAGCGCTCCTTGGCGCGCTCCAGGGTTTCGAGGCCGTCGATCCCCGGAAGCCAGATGTCGAGGAGCACGAGGTCGGGGTCCTCCTCCTCTATCTTCACCAGCCCCTCTTCGCCGCTCCCGGCGAGCGCGACTTCGTATTTCTCGTCCTTCAGGATGGCGGACAGGCTCTGCCGTATCGCCTCTTCGTCGTCGATTACGAGTATTCTTCGGCTCATGCTTCGGCTCCGGGCAAGGGGAATTCCAGTACGAAGCGGGTGCCGCGCGGCGGATTGTCCACGGCGCGCACGTAGCCTCTGTGATCTTCCATGATCGTCTTCACTATGGCGAGGCCGAGCCCCGTTCCGGATTTTTTGGT
The genomic region above belongs to bacterium and contains:
- a CDS encoding sigma-54-dependent Fis family transcriptional regulator, giving the protein MSRRILVIDDEEAIRQSLSAILKDEKYEVALAGSGEEGLVKIEEEDPDLVLLDIWLPGIDGLETLERAKERFPNLPIIIMSGHGTIETAVKATKLGAYDFVEKPINLDKILLEIENALGLTKLQQENLFLRDKQKRGKEMVGDSAVLRELKEQIRIIAPTRASVLITGENGTGKELVAQYIHALSDRAEGPFVEVNCAAIPETLIESELFGHEKGAFTGAAARRRGKFDLADKGTLFLDEIGDMSLSTQAKILRVLQEMRYERVGGSRTYEVDVRVIAATNKDLENELKEGRFREDLYFRLNVIPVNLAPLRERKEDIGKLAEYFLAKASADYGFEASKLSPEVVGVLTEYEWPGNVRELKNIVERMAIMTRGGKIGVEHVPPVIKSTALAAQSYFSYKDAQLKDARREFERRYLLEHLEKNNWNVSQTANRVGLDRSGLYKKMKELGIEVEGE